The Sorangiineae bacterium MSr11954 DNA segment CGTGCAGCGATCGCTCGCGTCGATGTAGGCGCGGGCCGGGCCCTCGGGCGAGGTGTGGCGTGGTGCGGCCGGCGCGGCCGGGGTGGATCGCGCGGTGGTCGGAGAGGGGGCGGCTGGCGCGGACTGCGCCGTCGTGGTGGATGGCGCGGGCAAGGTGGAGGCCGCGGGGGCACAGGAGGCGGCGAGCGCGAGGAGCAGGTAGCGCATTGCGTGCAAGGTGCGCGGGATCGGGGGGATGGGTCCAATTGATTCTTTTGCGCCCGGTCCATAGAATTCCTCGATGGATACGGATCTCCCTTTTCTCGCGACATTCACCACCGTGTACGAGGTCGGCAATGTCACGAGGGCGGCCGCGAGCCTGGGCCGCACGCAGCCGACGGTGAGCTACCAGCTTCGCCGGCTGGAGGAGGAGCTCGGCCAGCCGCTGTTCGTGCGCCGCGCGGCGCGGGTGGTCGCGACGCCGCTGGCCGACGAGCTGTATCGGTTGGTGCGCGGGTTTGCGCGCGACGTCGCGACCCTTCGCAAGGGGGAGGGGCTCGCGCCGGCCGGCTTGGACTTGGCGGCGGTGTCGGCCTTCGGGCGCTATGTTTTGTTTCCGATCCTGCTCGGCAAGGCGTTCGAGCGGCGGCCGGTGACCTTGCGCTTTCCCGAGCTCGACGAGGTGCTGCGCCGCGTGCGAGGCGGCCAGGTCGACGCGGGGTTCGTCTACCGCGCGCCGGTCGATGCGCACCTGAGCGTGGAGCCGGTGTACGAGGAGACGCTCGACCTTCTAGCCGGCCCCACGTGGGCGCGCCGCCTCCGCAGCATCGACGCTTTTCAAGACATTCCGCTCATCACGTACGACGACGGCGATTACGTCGTCGGCCGTTGGTTCGGACATCATTTCGGCCGGCGCGCGCCGCGCTGGTCGAGCGTGAGCCACTTCGAGGAGGTCGAGGAGGTGGTCGCGTCGGTGGCCAAAGGCCGCGGCGTCGCCATCCTTCCTGGGTTTTGCGCGCGCGCGATGCCGGGGAAGGTGCGCATCGTGCGCTGGGGGCGGCCTCCTTTGCGCAACACGGTGTTTGCCGTGCGGCGCGCGGGGGCGCCCGATCATCCGGGCTTGGTCGAGCTGCTCGCGGCCCTGCGGGCGCTCCCGCCCGAGGCGGGGCCGTCGCGCGGGAAGGCGGGTTGAAGGTCGGGGTTCGGCCCGGGGCGAAGGGCCGGTCGAAGGACGGAGGCCCGCCCCGATCGAAGGCTGGTGCGCGCGTTAATCGTCGCGGCGCTCGGGTGGTGCGAGGCGCCAGGCGAGCCATGTGATGCCCAAGATTTGCCCCGCGTTGGGGTTCGCCAGGGGCCGCGCGGCGCGAAGCTTGACCACCGGGTACAGGGAGAACGTGTTGCGCATCCGCTGCGCCGTGACCGGGTCGATGGGGCCCGCGAGGATCAGCCGCGCTTTTCCAGCGTCTTTGACGGCGCGCACCGTTCCGTGGGGGACGTTCCGCGCGATGTCCCGCAGATCCTCGAGGTAGCCGATCGGGATCCGTCCGCGGACCACCAGCACCCGTCCCCGGCGAATCGAGACGCGAAAGTACTCGTTCTGCCGCGCAAGGTGCCACCCGAAGACCGCGAGCACGACCGCGATCGCGATAAGCCCGGTGCCATCCATGGGCTCAAGGCGCCTTGCGCGTGTAGCGGTGCTTGACCCCCACCGGGAACCAGGCGGGATCGCCTGCGGGCGCGAGCACCACCTGGGGCCTTTGCCGCTCGGGCGGGACGTAGTTGGCAAACTCGCTGCTCCGCAGGCGAAGCGCGAGCACCACGGACTCGGCGATGGCTGGGGCCATGTCGTTCGTTTCGGTGACCCCGGGCGCGAGCTCGACGACGAGCCGCAGCTGCCGATCGCGCGCCTCGTCCTCCTCGGCCATCAGCACGAACTTTCCGGTGACCCACGCGTGAATCGGCGCTCGTTCGAGCGCCACCGTGACATTCTCCGGAAAGACATTGGCGCCAAAGAACGAGACGGTGAAGTGCGATCGCCCGAAGACCCATACGAAGGGGAGCGGGCGGATGCCGCGCCCGCCCTCGAGAGCGGGCGGCATCACGAAGCCGCCGGAGCGCGCAAAATCGAGGAACGCGTCGTGGGACGCGATGCCGCCCGTATCGGCGATGTGGTAGCGCACCAGGGGTACGCCGCCATCGGCCGTGAAGAGGAGCGTCCCGTCGTTCTCCTCGAAGTAGCGCGCGCGCGGATCGTATTGCGCGAGGGTGGGCAAGCGCTCCTCGCCGAAGCGCTCGCGGGCTAGGTCCGGGTGCGCCGCGAAGAAGCGCCGCAGCGCGATGGAAAGCGGCGTCTCGTTGGCGAGGACGCC contains these protein-coding regions:
- a CDS encoding DUF3634 family protein, with translation MDGTGLIAIAVVLAVFGWHLARQNEYFRVSIRRGRVLVVRGRIPIGYLEDLRDIARNVPHGTVRAVKDAGKARLILAGPIDPVTAQRMRNTFSLYPVVKLRAARPLANPNAGQILGITWLAWRLAPPERRDD
- a CDS encoding LysR family transcriptional regulator — encoded protein: MDTDLPFLATFTTVYEVGNVTRAAASLGRTQPTVSYQLRRLEEELGQPLFVRRAARVVATPLADELYRLVRGFARDVATLRKGEGLAPAGLDLAAVSAFGRYVLFPILLGKAFERRPVTLRFPELDEVLRRVRGGQVDAGFVYRAPVDAHLSVEPVYEETLDLLAGPTWARRLRSIDAFQDIPLITYDDGDYVVGRWFGHHFGRRAPRWSSVSHFEEVEEVVASVAKGRGVAILPGFCARAMPGKVRIVRWGRPPLRNTVFAVRRAGAPDHPGLVELLAALRALPPEAGPSRGKAG